One Dissulfuribacter thermophilus DNA window includes the following coding sequences:
- the qmoC gene encoding quinone-interacting membrane-bound oxidoreductase complex subunit QmoC, protein MQPDLGFVQGVMDAGGDTVNRCYQCATCSVVCPLSTNESPFPRKEMLWAQWGLASRVAGDADVWLCHQCGDCTKYCPRGARPGDVLGAIRANAIKYYATPKALADMLSSPGGMWGAVVAAAVLWLIVAAIWSQVTGEAFPFPEGHIEFHKFLSVIPIDAVVLPVVAFVVFASYKGIVSFWNDISEGAGLPKSFNGTYPAPPIGILVSNYLIPSVKEILSHERFKKCGQTAERTKGHQWVLIAFIILFIVTTIVMIYADVLGGLLGIEGFHTPLALWNPVKIAANIGAFLLIAGIWMIKSMRDQKTKEGVLKSSAQDWNLIWLIFAVGITGLGSEVFRLVHLKFLAYPVYIAHLACVLILFLSLPYTKFAHLIYRTTAYVHQRWAEDVKAGRAGFGLEKPVGTDEH, encoded by the coding sequence GTGCAGCCGGATCTCGGGTTCGTACAGGGGGTTATGGATGCCGGTGGCGACACCGTTAACAGGTGCTACCAATGTGCTACCTGTTCGGTGGTGTGCCCTCTCTCTACAAATGAGAGCCCTTTCCCGAGAAAGGAAATGCTATGGGCACAGTGGGGGCTTGCTTCTAGGGTAGCAGGCGATGCAGACGTGTGGCTCTGTCATCAGTGCGGAGACTGCACTAAGTACTGTCCGAGGGGAGCAAGACCAGGAGACGTCCTTGGGGCAATTAGGGCAAATGCCATAAAGTATTATGCTACTCCCAAGGCACTAGCTGACATGCTAAGTAGCCCAGGAGGGATGTGGGGTGCAGTAGTAGCTGCAGCTGTATTGTGGCTTATTGTGGCTGCAATCTGGTCCCAAGTAACAGGCGAGGCCTTTCCATTTCCAGAGGGGCATATCGAGTTTCATAAATTCCTGAGTGTGATTCCCATTGACGCTGTGGTTCTGCCTGTTGTGGCCTTTGTGGTGTTTGCAAGCTACAAGGGAATAGTGTCCTTTTGGAATGACATCAGTGAAGGTGCTGGATTGCCAAAGTCCTTTAACGGTACATATCCAGCTCCACCTATAGGGATACTGGTATCAAACTACCTAATCCCATCAGTAAAAGAGATACTGAGTCATGAAAGGTTTAAAAAGTGTGGCCAGACTGCCGAGAGAACAAAAGGCCACCAGTGGGTATTGATAGCCTTCATCATATTATTTATCGTCACTACTATCGTGATGATTTATGCAGACGTCCTCGGCGGACTACTGGGAATAGAGGGGTTCCATACGCCGTTGGCCCTATGGAATCCTGTAAAAATTGCTGCAAATATCGGCGCCTTCTTGCTCATAGCAGGTATATGGATGATAAAGTCCATGAGGGATCAGAAGACCAAGGAAGGCGTGCTAAAGAGCTCTGCTCAGGACTGGAATCTGATCTGGTTGATATTTGCAGTAGGTATAACAGGGCTTGGGTCAGAGGTGTTCAGGCTGGTTCACCTTAAATTCCTGGCCTATCCAGTCTACATAGCTCATTTGGCCTGCGTCCTTATCCTGTTCCTTTCATTGCCTTACACTAAGTTTGCTCACCTCATTTATAGGACCACTGCCTATGTGCACCAGAGGTGGGCAGAGGATGTGAAGGCAGGAAGAGCAGGCTTTGGCTTGGAAAAGCCTGTAGGAACCGATGAACACTAG
- the mobA gene encoding molybdenum cofactor guanylyltransferase: protein MEIVKREKLTYCEFMTGAILAGGKSSRFGENKALFPIHGIPIIKKIIDILHKNTEELFIVARDAAPYKSFGVKVIKDIYPGKGPLAGLHASLLNARSDRVFLIACDMPFLSDKLVAHMRSIRSSAPVVVPLSQKGLEPLHAIYKKELVSIVEKRILSGNLSLKGLVESVPHTIVRLDELPQNFFTELSVLNINTKLDLEKATQLYDKCVSDNEERISNS, encoded by the coding sequence ATGGAAATTGTCAAGAGGGAAAAATTGACGTATTGTGAGTTCATGACAGGTGCCATACTCGCAGGAGGAAAGAGTTCCAGATTTGGAGAAAATAAAGCACTTTTTCCTATTCATGGAATCCCAATAATTAAAAAGATTATAGATATTCTTCACAAGAATACTGAAGAGCTATTCATTGTTGCAAGGGATGCCGCCCCCTATAAGTCCTTCGGTGTGAAAGTAATTAAGGATATTTATCCGGGGAAAGGCCCATTAGCTGGACTTCATGCCTCTCTGCTAAATGCTAGATCTGATAGGGTTTTTTTGATTGCCTGCGATATGCCCTTTTTGAGCGATAAGCTAGTGGCGCACATGAGATCTATTCGCTCAAGCGCACCAGTAGTTGTCCCCCTCAGCCAAAAAGGGCTTGAACCCCTTCATGCTATATATAAAAAAGAACTAGTCTCCATTGTAGAAAAAAGAATTTTATCAGGAAATCTTTCTTTAAAAGGACTGGTAGAATCTGTGCCACATACTATTGTTAGATTGGACGAACTTCCACAAAATTTCTTTACAGAACTTTCAGTACTAAATATTAATACTAAATTAGACCTTGAAAAAGCTACTCAATTATATGATAAATGCGTCTCAGACAATGAAGAACGAATATCGAATTCCTGA
- a CDS encoding ATP-binding cassette domain-containing protein, whose translation MILSASGITFGYPKEEWLLFENLSFTIKGPGFFSLFGLSGAGKSTLGKILAGILKPSRGLVKKEPASGPILYSHSEERFPNWESVYQHLQKVSVKDNQHLLEKFKKIGLESVDLNTRFKDLSQGQKNRVNIARYLTQNFDCLIIDEALSNVDEPTREKILQFIKKEFSNRTILYISHHVIEVARFSKQIFILKRPTNSSIKKLFKIKGLDETPCCPYPQSTIKEKGIEVLEIAT comes from the coding sequence ATGATTCTCAGCGCCTCTGGTATAACATTTGGTTATCCCAAAGAGGAATGGCTCCTTTTTGAAAACTTATCCTTTACTATAAAAGGACCAGGCTTTTTCTCCTTGTTTGGGCTCTCTGGAGCAGGTAAATCTACGCTTGGCAAGATACTAGCAGGGATTTTAAAACCCTCTAGAGGCCTTGTAAAAAAGGAACCGGCAAGCGGCCCTATTCTATATTCTCACAGCGAAGAGAGGTTCCCAAACTGGGAATCCGTATACCAACACCTCCAAAAGGTGTCGGTTAAAGACAATCAACATCTACTTGAAAAATTCAAAAAAATAGGTCTCGAAAGTGTTGACCTGAACACCCGCTTTAAGGATCTCTCCCAGGGCCAAAAAAACAGGGTGAACATCGCACGATACCTTACTCAAAATTTTGATTGTCTGATAATCGATGAAGCACTTTCCAATGTAGATGAACCCACAAGAGAAAAGATACTTCAATTTATCAAAAAAGAATTCTCCAATCGTACAATACTCTACATAAGCCATCATGTAATTGAGGTAGCGAGGTTTTCTAAACAGATATTCATTCTCAAACGGCCTACCAATTCCTCTATTAAAAAACTTTTTAAAATTAAAGGGCTTGATGAAACACCCTGTTGTCCTTATCCACAGTCAACAATAAAGGAAAAGGGGATTGAGGTACTTGAGATTGCGACTTGA
- a CDS encoding CoB--CoM heterodisulfide reductase iron-sulfur subunit A family protein: MSDKILVIGGGFSGLTAACEAAEMGYEVAIVEREDYLGGRVAQLNKYFPKLCPPTCGLEINFKRIRTNPRITFYTRSEVESVSGGPGAYNVKIKVNPKYTTPQCMNCKPGEAAATTEVPNEFNFGMDTRKGIYLPHPMAFPNQCVMDPAVAQSDEGKAIEAAMPAGHIDLGQQPETIDLNVGAIIIATGWDPYDATKMDNLGFGKYENIITNMMMERMASPSGPTGGKILRPSDKEAPKSIGFVQCAGSRDENHLPYCSFICCMATLKQITYIREQYPDTDVYVFYIDIRAAGRKYENFYAKVKADEKVKFIKGKVAEVREGSSPGSVILVAEDTIGGGKVEQEVDLAVLATGMQPTGAKVKIPGIQYDEDGFVVQQEGIIPCGCAKRPADVVSSAQSATAAALKAVQTIVRRAG; the protein is encoded by the coding sequence ATGAGTGATAAGATTCTGGTTATTGGTGGCGGCTTTTCGGGGCTTACGGCCGCATGCGAGGCCGCCGAAATGGGTTATGAAGTAGCAATTGTTGAAAGAGAAGATTATTTAGGAGGTCGAGTGGCTCAGCTTAACAAGTATTTTCCTAAGCTGTGTCCACCTACCTGCGGATTGGAGATCAATTTTAAAAGGATTCGCACAAATCCTAGAATAACATTTTACACACGCTCAGAGGTGGAGTCCGTGTCTGGTGGACCTGGGGCTTATAATGTAAAGATCAAAGTTAACCCAAAGTATACCACACCTCAGTGTATGAACTGTAAGCCAGGCGAGGCAGCTGCAACGACAGAGGTACCAAACGAATTCAATTTTGGGATGGATACTAGGAAGGGAATTTATCTTCCTCACCCTATGGCCTTCCCAAACCAGTGTGTAATGGATCCCGCTGTAGCACAGTCTGATGAGGGCAAAGCCATTGAGGCAGCTATGCCTGCCGGCCACATCGACCTTGGCCAACAGCCCGAGACAATAGATCTGAATGTGGGCGCCATCATCATAGCAACTGGGTGGGATCCCTACGATGCAACAAAGATGGACAATCTCGGATTCGGAAAGTATGAAAATATAATCACCAACATGATGATGGAGCGTATGGCATCTCCATCAGGACCAACCGGTGGAAAGATCCTTAGGCCTTCAGATAAAGAGGCTCCTAAGAGTATTGGATTCGTACAGTGTGCAGGTTCCCGCGATGAAAATCACCTGCCCTACTGTTCATTCATATGCTGCATGGCCACATTAAAGCAGATCACCTATATAAGAGAACAATACCCAGATACGGATGTTTATGTCTTTTATATAGATATTCGTGCAGCAGGTAGGAAATATGAGAATTTCTATGCCAAGGTAAAGGCAGACGAAAAGGTGAAATTTATCAAAGGAAAGGTTGCCGAAGTACGCGAGGGATCAAGCCCGGGAAGTGTGATACTGGTTGCAGAAGATACTATCGGGGGCGGAAAAGTAGAGCAAGAAGTCGACCTTGCAGTATTGGCAACTGGAATGCAGCCAACAGGTGCCAAGGTAAAGATACCTGGTATTCAATATGATGAAGATGGTTTTGTGGTGCAACAAGAAGGCATCATCCCCTGTGGATGTGCTAAGAGGCCAGCAGACGTTGTATCATCGGCCCAGAGTGCCACAGCCGCAGCATTAAAGGCAGTTCAGACCATTGTTAGGAGGGCAGGATAA
- the aprB gene encoding adenylyl-sulfate reductase subunit beta, which yields MPSFVNPEKCDGCKGGEKTACMYICPNDLMVLNPDAMRAYNQEPDQCWECYSCVKICPQGAIEVRHYADIAPMGGYVQPMRGTDSIMWTVKFRNGNMKRFKFPIRTTPEGSIKPYDGKPSPGADQLDNELLFTETEGGRATCKPSDFS from the coding sequence ATGCCAAGCTTTGTCAACCCGGAAAAGTGTGACGGTTGCAAAGGCGGGGAGAAGACAGCATGTATGTACATCTGCCCCAATGACCTCATGGTCCTTAATCCGGATGCTATGAGGGCCTACAACCAGGAACCAGACCAGTGCTGGGAGTGCTACAGTTGTGTTAAGATCTGTCCTCAGGGTGCTATTGAGGTGCGTCATTATGCAGATATCGCCCCAATGGGTGGTTACGTGCAGCCAATGCGTGGTACTGACTCCATCATGTGGACAGTTAAGTTCCGTAATGGCAACATGAAGCGCTTTAAATTCCCCATCAGGACCACTCCAGAAGGTTCAATCAAACCCTATGATGGCAAGCCAAGTCCTGGTGCAGATCAGCTCGACAATGAGCTTCTTTTCACTGAGACAGAAGGTGGCAGGGCAACCTGCAAGCCCTCAGACTTTTCCTAA
- a CDS encoding ABC transporter permease gives MQALERLTQFVIIFAIFLFLLLGIKYSFNVSDYVIPSFQELLEEAKNIFRPYLFATLNTFVVAVIGHAFATLLAIIVASLASLKSWAGSLAKTASYNLQAYPVVAVSPIIFLFFGDGLASRIIIAGLICYFPLLLSFIGIFSVPVPEVEHFFKITGRLKRGLMLKIRTIENLEKVVTVVVGSGTMAMVGTIVAEFLAATNGIGYSIRKALYQSNLARIIIALFLIGLVSSCYLATLEGMGKWLKKRIIG, from the coding sequence ATGCAGGCCTTAGAACGACTCACACAATTCGTAATCATATTTGCAATCTTTTTGTTCCTACTCTTGGGCATCAAATACTCGTTTAATGTCTCAGACTACGTTATTCCTTCTTTTCAAGAACTTTTAGAAGAGGCGAAAAACATATTTCGTCCATACCTTTTTGCCACCCTAAATACCTTTGTAGTGGCTGTAATTGGGCATGCTTTTGCCACGTTGCTTGCCATAATCGTTGCAAGCCTTGCGTCGCTAAAGTCATGGGCAGGGTCCTTAGCAAAGACTGCTTCTTATAATCTCCAGGCCTATCCTGTAGTAGCTGTAAGCCCAATTATCTTCCTATTTTTTGGAGATGGCCTGGCTTCCCGAATCATCATAGCAGGGCTCATTTGCTACTTCCCACTACTTTTAAGCTTTATTGGTATATTTTCTGTACCTGTTCCCGAGGTAGAACACTTCTTCAAGATCACTGGCAGGCTCAAAAGAGGGCTTATGTTAAAGATAAGGACCATTGAGAATCTGGAAAAGGTTGTCACTGTAGTGGTCGGCAGTGGAACAATGGCAATGGTAGGGACCATTGTGGCAGAATTTTTGGCTGCTACAAATGGAATTGGATACTCCATTAGAAAGGCCCTATACCAAAGTAATCTCGCCAGGATAATAATCGCACTATTTTTGATAGGACTTGTGTCGTCGTGTTATC
- a CDS encoding FAD-dependent oxidoreductase, giving the protein MSKKIGVYIYTGDGIKEAIDVDKLVELATGELGATVAKTHENLYSPDGVAMVKQDVESEGLNAIVIAGVSPRHEFKEFDFPGVYLEKLGLRELVAWSHQISEDDENADAKKEHVQELAEDYIRMAVTKVQKAEMPEPDKMEQPSDRILVIGGGVTGMTAALEAAEAGYKVTIVEREPELGGFAAKLRKQLPLGPDYSQLVPPLVQDLISKVQSNDNIEVKTSTEVARIANVPGDYRVSFKEAGTKSEWDAPVPLTDEEKLDENGNELPAEELKKKYEEKNEGRKEYTEVDPNAEVYGAVIVASGWKPYVPAEGEFEHLAWGNPNVVTNCQFEELAKAGKVKRPSDGKEVKAVAFIQSPGGKDDDADFPYASAVTSLVSLKQAKYVREDQPEEGKAYIFYQHMRTPGQYEYFYKGLQDDPGIFLAKGSVTEVKDNGQGGLTVNVENTLLGDSISVDVDMVVLATGMVPTTRDEAVVNLAYRQGPAFRDLDLFGGYCDSNFICFPYETRRTGIYAAGGVHRSMTIKEAMEDAAGAALKAVQCIKAAQEGHAVHPRTWDYDYPSFYFQRCTQCKRCTEECPFGALDDDEKGTPKPNPTRCRRCGTCMGACPERIIGFKDYNIDVVGSMIKAIEVPDDDDEKLRMIVFACENDAYPCLDMAASKGYWWSPLVRIIPVRCLGSVNVAWIKDAMSSGMDGALLLGCRFGDDYQCHFVKGSELANRRMENVAETLNSLGMEPERVKLAQVAIDEYDKVPEIINNFVDEIMEMGPNPFKGW; this is encoded by the coding sequence ATGTCAAAAAAGATCGGAGTATATATATACACAGGAGATGGAATCAAGGAGGCCATTGATGTAGACAAGCTTGTAGAGCTTGCTACAGGAGAACTGGGCGCCACAGTGGCCAAGACCCATGAGAATCTGTACTCACCAGATGGCGTTGCAATGGTGAAGCAGGACGTGGAGTCTGAAGGCCTTAATGCCATAGTGATTGCTGGTGTATCCCCAAGACATGAATTTAAAGAATTTGATTTTCCAGGGGTTTACCTTGAAAAGCTTGGCCTTAGAGAGTTAGTGGCCTGGAGTCATCAAATTTCAGAAGATGACGAGAATGCTGATGCCAAAAAGGAACATGTACAGGAACTGGCAGAGGATTACATTCGCATGGCTGTTACCAAGGTTCAGAAGGCAGAAATGCCAGAGCCTGATAAGATGGAGCAGCCAAGCGACCGCATCCTAGTAATTGGTGGTGGTGTAACAGGTATGACAGCAGCACTAGAGGCTGCCGAAGCTGGTTATAAGGTAACAATAGTAGAAAGAGAACCTGAACTAGGTGGTTTTGCTGCTAAATTGAGAAAACAGCTTCCTCTTGGCCCTGATTATTCTCAATTGGTACCTCCTCTTGTTCAGGATCTTATCTCTAAAGTACAGTCCAATGATAATATTGAAGTGAAGACCTCAACTGAGGTTGCACGTATTGCAAATGTCCCAGGTGATTACCGAGTGTCATTTAAAGAGGCAGGAACAAAGAGCGAGTGGGATGCACCTGTGCCCCTTACAGATGAAGAAAAACTTGATGAAAACGGTAACGAGCTTCCGGCTGAAGAATTAAAGAAGAAATACGAAGAAAAGAATGAAGGACGAAAAGAATATACGGAAGTAGATCCAAATGCTGAGGTCTACGGAGCAGTTATAGTTGCATCTGGATGGAAGCCATACGTGCCGGCAGAAGGTGAATTTGAACATCTGGCATGGGGCAATCCAAATGTAGTTACTAACTGCCAGTTTGAAGAACTTGCAAAGGCTGGGAAGGTCAAGAGGCCCTCTGACGGAAAAGAAGTAAAGGCTGTTGCCTTCATTCAGAGTCCAGGTGGTAAAGACGACGATGCTGACTTTCCATATGCTTCTGCAGTAACAAGTCTCGTTTCATTAAAACAGGCAAAATACGTTAGAGAGGATCAGCCTGAAGAAGGTAAGGCCTACATCTTTTATCAGCACATGAGGACACCTGGTCAATACGAATATTTCTATAAGGGACTCCAGGACGATCCAGGCATCTTCCTTGCCAAAGGCTCAGTTACAGAGGTAAAGGACAATGGCCAGGGTGGCCTTACAGTTAATGTAGAAAATACTCTTCTTGGCGATTCAATTAGCGTAGATGTGGATATGGTTGTCCTTGCTACGGGAATGGTACCAACCACAAGGGATGAAGCAGTTGTAAACCTGGCATACAGACAGGGACCTGCCTTTAGGGATCTGGATCTTTTTGGAGGATATTGTGATTCTAACTTCATCTGCTTCCCCTATGAGACAAGACGTACCGGAATCTATGCCGCAGGTGGTGTACACAGGTCCATGACCATTAAGGAGGCAATGGAAGATGCAGCTGGGGCAGCATTAAAGGCAGTACAGTGTATTAAGGCTGCCCAGGAAGGTCATGCTGTCCATCCAAGAACTTGGGATTATGATTATCCAAGCTTCTACTTCCAGCGTTGTACCCAGTGTAAGCGTTGTACTGAGGAGTGTCCATTTGGCGCACTGGACGACGATGAAAAGGGAACACCCAAGCCGAATCCAACAAGGTGTAGGCGTTGCGGGACCTGTATGGGTGCATGCCCAGAGAGGATCATTGGATTCAAGGATTACAACATCGATGTTGTGGGATCTATGATTAAGGCCATTGAGGTCCCAGATGATGACGATGAAAAACTCCGCATGATAGTCTTTGCCTGTGAGAACGATGCGTATCCATGCCTTGATATGGCTGCATCCAAGGGCTACTGGTGGTCTCCATTGGTGAGGATAATACCAGTGAGATGCCTTGGTTCCGTAAACGTGGCCTGGATTAAGGATGCCATGTCAAGTGGTATGGACGGAGCACTGCTGCTGGGATGTCGTTTTGGAGATGACTATCAGTGTCACTTTGTAAAGGGAAGTGAGCTTGCAAACCGTCGTATGGAAAACGTTGCTGAAACACTGAACTCCCTTGGTATGGAACCTGAGAGAGTAAAGCTTGCACAAGTCGCCATTGACGAGTACGATAAGGTACCTGAAATCATCAACAATTTTGTTGATGAAATAATGGAAATGGGACCAAACCCATTCAAAGGCTGGTAG
- a CDS encoding YkgJ family cysteine cluster protein has product MALKDLEKRVDQALKKNKPGSAIQPVRLERDSEFQFKCHPGVSCFTKCCRNMNIILTPYDIIRMKTRLGLTSDLFLRLYTEPELLGITGIPVARLKMMEERDGQCPFVTPEGCQIYTDRPVSCRYYPIGIASLRQQEKHAGEEEEFFFVVKEAHCKGFEEPATWTVDSWRADQEADLYDSMNRGWLELILRKRSFGEETEMPPRARELFYMATTNMERFRKFVFESRFLDTYIVKEDVLKKILEDDVELMQFGFEYLKTAVFGADSEIIQLRKDILDKTVKQIIKRRKKKQRRLEKLMKGRK; this is encoded by the coding sequence ATGGCCTTAAAAGACTTGGAAAAAAGGGTAGATCAGGCTCTTAAAAAGAATAAACCAGGAAGCGCTATTCAGCCAGTAAGACTTGAGAGAGACAGCGAGTTTCAGTTCAAGTGTCATCCAGGGGTATCGTGTTTCACAAAGTGTTGCAGAAACATGAACATAATCCTCACACCTTACGATATCATTAGAATGAAGACTAGACTTGGACTTACCTCAGACCTATTCCTCAGGCTCTATACTGAACCTGAGCTCCTGGGAATTACCGGTATTCCGGTGGCACGCCTCAAAATGATGGAAGAACGAGACGGACAGTGTCCTTTTGTAACCCCTGAGGGCTGCCAGATTTATACTGACAGACCCGTTTCCTGCAGATATTACCCAATAGGGATAGCAAGCCTGAGACAGCAGGAAAAGCATGCTGGAGAAGAAGAGGAATTCTTCTTCGTTGTAAAAGAAGCTCATTGTAAAGGCTTTGAGGAGCCAGCCACATGGACAGTTGATTCATGGCGTGCCGACCAGGAAGCAGATCTTTATGATTCCATGAACAGGGGCTGGCTTGAACTCATTTTGAGGAAACGTTCCTTTGGCGAAGAAACAGAAATGCCACCAAGGGCCAGAGAACTTTTTTACATGGCCACTACCAATATGGAGCGCTTCAGGAAATTTGTTTTTGAAAGCAGATTCTTAGATACCTATATCGTAAAAGAAGACGTATTGAAGAAGATTTTAGAGGACGACGTAGAACTCATGCAGTTTGGCTTTGAATACCTGAAGACAGCAGTATTTGGAGCAGACTCTGAAATAATACAGCTGAGAAAAGACATCCTTGATAAAACTGTCAAACAAATTATTAAAAGACGCAAGAAAAAACAAAGGCGTTTGGAGAAATTAATGAAAGGCAGAAAGTAA
- the aprA gene encoding adenylyl-sulfate reductase subunit alpha — protein MALPNKPTWELLAEPDLSKVPVEEHEYDALLVGGGMACCGAAWEIGKWLPDGATCALVDKAALERSGAVAQGLSAINTYIGENTPADYVRMVRNDLMGVVREDLIFDLGRHVDDSVHHFEEWGLPIWKKKGSEGKKLTEGGEPVRTGKWQIMINGESYKCIVAEAAKAALEEKGYDLFERIFIVKLLLDANKPNTIAGAVGFSVRENKVHIFKAKAILVACGGAVNIFRPRSTDEGKGRAWYPVWNAGSTYTMCMQVGAEMTMMENRFTPSRFKDGYGPVGAWFLLFKATVTNGYGEHYLKSDACKAELEKYAPYGTAPIIPTCLRNHLMLFEMKEGRGPIYMDTAAALNAFLEEKRAEGMDEKSLKRYWKELESEAWEDFLDMSVGQAGLWASMNIEPEKVGSEIMPTEPYMLGSHSGCCGIWVSGPNEDWVPDDYKWGYNRMTTVNGLFTAGDGVGASGHKFSSGSHAEGRIAAKAMARYIRDNKDFTPTIKQSADELKAEIYKPVTVYYENYQKTTHEMVNPNYIKPRHMMERLMKYTDEYGAGWSPYYMTNAKLLDIAMQHLQWLREDSEKMAAGGLHELLRAWENLHRIWCVEDHLRHIQFREESRYPGFYYRGDFPEADSKTFEEGGWKCFVNSKYNPETGEWEVMKKPCHQIIPD, from the coding sequence ATGGCACTTCCTAATAAACCAACTTGGGAGCTTTTGGCAGAGCCTGATCTTTCCAAGGTTCCTGTAGAGGAGCATGAATATGATGCCCTCCTCGTTGGCGGTGGTATGGCTTGCTGCGGCGCAGCATGGGAAATTGGAAAGTGGTTGCCCGATGGTGCAACCTGTGCTCTCGTAGACAAGGCTGCTCTTGAGCGTTCAGGTGCAGTTGCACAGGGTCTTTCAGCTATCAATACATATATTGGTGAGAATACTCCAGCAGACTACGTCCGCATGGTCAGGAATGACCTTATGGGTGTTGTCCGTGAGGACCTTATCTTTGACCTTGGACGTCACGTCGACGATTCAGTCCATCACTTTGAGGAGTGGGGACTTCCAATCTGGAAGAAGAAGGGTTCTGAAGGAAAGAAGCTTACTGAGGGCGGCGAGCCAGTCCGTACCGGTAAGTGGCAGATTATGATCAACGGTGAATCCTACAAGTGCATCGTTGCAGAGGCAGCCAAGGCAGCACTTGAGGAAAAGGGTTATGATCTCTTTGAGCGTATTTTCATCGTCAAGCTCCTCCTTGATGCCAACAAGCCCAACACCATCGCTGGTGCTGTTGGCTTCAGCGTACGTGAGAACAAAGTGCACATCTTTAAGGCAAAGGCAATACTTGTTGCCTGCGGTGGTGCAGTCAACATCTTCCGCCCACGTTCAACCGACGAAGGTAAGGGTCGTGCATGGTACCCAGTATGGAACGCAGGTTCCACCTACACCATGTGTATGCAGGTCGGTGCCGAGATGACCATGATGGAGAACCGCTTCACCCCATCCCGCTTCAAGGATGGTTATGGTCCTGTTGGTGCATGGTTCCTCCTCTTCAAGGCAACCGTGACCAACGGTTATGGTGAGCACTATCTCAAGAGTGATGCATGTAAGGCAGAGCTTGAGAAGTATGCTCCATATGGAACTGCTCCGATTATCCCAACATGTCTCCGTAACCATCTCATGCTCTTTGAGATGAAAGAAGGCCGCGGCCCAATCTATATGGACACTGCAGCAGCACTCAATGCCTTCCTCGAGGAGAAGAGGGCAGAGGGTATGGATGAGAAGTCCCTCAAGAGATACTGGAAAGAGCTCGAGAGCGAGGCATGGGAAGACTTCCTTGACATGTCAGTTGGTCAGGCAGGTCTCTGGGCCTCAATGAATATCGAGCCTGAGAAGGTTGGTTCTGAGATTATGCCAACAGAGCCATACATGCTTGGTTCACACTCTGGTTGCTGTGGTATCTGGGTCAGCGGTCCAAATGAGGACTGGGTACCAGATGACTACAAGTGGGGATACAACCGTATGACCACAGTAAATGGTCTCTTCACCGCTGGTGACGGTGTCGGTGCATCAGGCCATAAGTTCTCCTCAGGTTCACACGCTGAGGGTCGTATTGCTGCAAAGGCTATGGCCCGCTACATCCGTGACAACAAAGATTTCACCCCAACTATAAAGCAGAGCGCTGATGAGTTGAAGGCTGAAATCTACAAACCTGTAACCGTCTACTATGAGAACTATCAGAAGACCACCCATGAAATGGTCAACCCCAACTACATCAAGCCACGTCATATGATGGAACGCTTGATGAAGTACACTGACGAATACGGTGCAGGTTGGTCACCATACTATATGACCAACGCAAAACTTCTTGATATTGCAATGCAGCATCTCCAGTGGCTCCGTGAAGACTCTGAGAAGATGGCTGCTGGTGGTCTCCATGAGCTCCTCCGCGCATGGGAGAACCTCCACAGGATCTGGTGTGTTGAGGACCACCTCCGCCACATCCAGTTCCGCGAAGAGAGCCGTTATCCTGGATTCTATTATCGCGGTGACTTCCCAGAAGCCGACTCCAAGACCTTCGAGGAAGGCGGATGGAAGTGCTTCGTAAACTCCAAGTACAATCCTGAGACCGGTGAATGGGAAGTTATGAAGAAGCCATGCCATCAGATCATTCCTGACTAA